The DNA segment CAAACAATATGCAAGATAAATTTGCTTTACCAATTTATTGGAACGACCACGAGGATATCGCTCAGGAGTTATATGAGAAATTTGGGGACGAATTCAATGAAGCCAAAATATACCGTATCAGGTTTACGGAATTATTAGAATGGGTGCTAAGCCTGCCTAATTTTAAAGGAACCAAGGAAGAAAGTACAGAAGGCCACCTGGAGCAAATTCAGTCTGCCTGGGTTTACGAATGGAGAGATAACCAAGACTAGACCTGATGTTTCTGCAAAAACTTAAAGAGATCACGACATTAATATTCGATGTAGATGGGGTATTAACCAATGGTGATATCTTGGCCTCAGATTCGGGGGAGTTTTTGCGGACATTTAATATTAAAGATGGTTATGCCCTTCAGCTGGCGGTGAAACGTGGATTCCAGGTTTGCATCATCTCCGGCGGAAAAGGTCAGGCCATGCAAAAACGCTTTGAAGGTTTGGGCATTAAGGCCATCTTTCTGGGCGTTTCTGATAAAGTACAGGTCTTCCATCAATACCTGGAGAAAACCCAGACGGAGGCAAGTCAGGTACTATACATGGGAGATGACATCCCTGATCTTAAAGTCATGAAACTGGTGGGGCTCCCTACCTGTCCGGCAGATGCTGTTCCGGAAATTAAAGCCATTTCTCAATATATTTCCCCTTATACCGGTGGTAAAACTGCAGTAAGGGACATTATCGAAAAAGTACTTCGGGTACAGGAGCAATGGTTTGATGAGCATCCTTCTGCCGCAGATTCAGGTAAATAATATGATTTTATTTTGTAACACGCATGTTACTTTTTAGGGGTTAAACTAAATTACTTCCGGCTCCTCTAATCTTTAAAAACAATAGAACCGGTTTAATATTAGAATCCTATGAAAAAATTATTGATGATTTGCGGACTGTTATTCAGTGTAATTACATTCGCACAAGCTCAGCAAGATGGCGGCCGTAAAATGAGGACCCCTGAAGAAAGAGCGCAAAAGAATGCGGAAGGCCTGACCAAGAGGTTAGGATTGAATGAGGATCAGAAAACGAAAGCTACGGCTATCTTTCTGGAACAAGCCAATGCGGTAAATAAAGCGCGTGAAGCTGGCTCAGATGATAAAGAAGCAAGAAGAGCTCAAATGCAGAAACTGACTGAGGAAACTGATGCCAAGATTAATGCATTGCTAACTGAAGATCAGAAAAAAACTTACGAAACCTGGAAAGCAGAACGTAAAGATAAAATGAAAAGAGGGGGGAGAGGCGATGGCCAGAAACCCGCAGGAGACCAATAAAAATCAATTAATACAAATAACAGGGCGGCCTTTGGCCGCTTTTGTTATTTTTGTGCAAAAATTCATCTATGTATCAGCAAAGACTTCCGATTATCCTGGCCTCCAAATCTCCACGCAGACAAGAATTGTTAAGCGCCATGAACCTTGATTTTAAAGTCGTGTTAAAAGAAGTGGACGAGAGTTATCCAGAGGAGCTTCTTCCGGCTGAAATTGCGGTGTACATTGCCGAAAAGAAAGCCAAAGCATTTGATGAAGACAACAAAGGAGCAATCATTATTACCGCAGATACGATTGTGGCCTATAACGGAGAGATTCTGGGTAAACCGGAAGACGCACATCATGCCACAGAAATGCTGACCAAGCTATCAGGCACCAACCATCAGGTGTATACTGGCGTAAGTTTAACACATAATGGTAAAATGCGTTCCTTCTATGATACGACAGAGGTTTTTTTCAATACCTTAAGCCCTGAACAGATCAGTTATTACATTACGAACTATAAACCGATGGATAAAGCAGGGGCTTATGGAATTCAGGACTGGATTGGCCTGATCGCAGTGCAAAAAATAATTGGTTCTTATACCAATGTCATGGGGTTGCCTACAGAAAAGCTCTATAAGGCTTTGGCAGACCAGAGCTGGATGGTTTAATCTTGCAGGTCAGCCAGTACGCCCATCTTGAGATCATAAGTAGATAAACTGAGTTGTTCAATGTTTCCTGCAGAGAGGATATAATCTGTCAGGATAGCAGCCATGACAATCATGTCTACCCTTAACCGGATGAGCCCTGGCATCTTTTCCCTTTCTTCATGACTGGACGCAATAAAGGTTGCCGATAAGGCTTTATAGGCAGGAATGCCGATCGGATAGTGTTTGGTCTCTTTCAGATTTAACTCCGGATATAACATGCCCGTAAAAGTCTCAAAAGCGCCCGCTGAGCCAATCAAATGTTTTGGGCGGTACAAGTTCAGTACTTCCTTTAAATCGCTTAATTCCGTATCTAAATGACGTATAACCGCAGTTTGATCAGTTGTGGTAATGGGATCAGAATGAAAGAAAGCCTGCATTAAACGTGCAGCGCCTATGTTGTAACTTTTCTTCCAGAGGAGTGCTTCTTTATCGCAAATGATGAACTCGGTACTGCCTCCTCCGATATCCATTATTAAGGAGGTCTGGTCAACGACTCCTGTAGCCCTGACTCCTTTAAAGATGTATTCCGCTTCCTCATCACCGCTGATCACCTCAATATCAATCCCTGCATAATTTTTAGCGGCTTTAATGAAGCTGTTTCCGTTTTCCGCACTTCGGATGGCAGAAGTTGCGGTGGCTTTGACGAGTTCAACCTCATGTTCTTTAATGAGCAGGCTGAACTTTTCCAAAGCCAGGAGGCCTCTTTCAAAGGCCTCCTGGATAATGAAATTGTCATTGATCTTACCTTCCCCAAGTCTTACGGGAAGGTTTGTTTTATAGCAAATACTGATGTCATTCGCTGTAAGTTCAGCAATGATCAGGTGGAAAGTGTTCGTTCCAAGGTCAATAACAGCAACCTTCATTCGGGTTAATTTTTATAGGTAAACCATTTAATCATTTCTTTCAGACTTGTTTTTTTACCGTACATCAGGATACCAACCCTGTATATTCTTGAGGCCAGCCAAACCGTACCAATAAATCCGATTACAAGGATCAGCATAGATAATGCCAATTGCCAGTCAGGAACGCCATAAGGTAACCGGACTACCATCGCAATAGGAGAGGTAAATGGAATCATGGACAACCAAAAAGCAATCGGGCCATATGGATCGTTGGTCACTACGCTTAAAG comes from the Pedobacter sp. FW305-3-2-15-E-R2A2 genome and includes:
- the iscX gene encoding Fe-S cluster assembly protein IscX, whose amino-acid sequence is MQDKFALPIYWNDHEDIAQELYEKFGDEFNEAKIYRIRFTELLEWVLSLPNFKGTKEESTEGHLEQIQSAWVYEWRDNQD
- a CDS encoding HAD-IIIA family hydrolase; amino-acid sequence: MFLQKLKEITTLIFDVDGVLTNGDILASDSGEFLRTFNIKDGYALQLAVKRGFQVCIISGGKGQAMQKRFEGLGIKAIFLGVSDKVQVFHQYLEKTQTEASQVLYMGDDIPDLKVMKLVGLPTCPADAVPEIKAISQYISPYTGGKTAVRDIIEKVLRVQEQWFDEHPSAADSGK
- a CDS encoding Maf family nucleotide pyrophosphatase, producing MYQQRLPIILASKSPRRQELLSAMNLDFKVVLKEVDESYPEELLPAEIAVYIAEKKAKAFDEDNKGAIIITADTIVAYNGEILGKPEDAHHATEMLTKLSGTNHQVYTGVSLTHNGKMRSFYDTTEVFFNTLSPEQISYYITNYKPMDKAGAYGIQDWIGLIAVQKIIGSYTNVMGLPTEKLYKALADQSWMV
- a CDS encoding exopolyphosphatase, whose amino-acid sequence is MKVAVIDLGTNTFHLIIAELTANDISICYKTNLPVRLGEGKINDNFIIQEAFERGLLALEKFSLLIKEHEVELVKATATSAIRSAENGNSFIKAAKNYAGIDIEVISGDEEAEYIFKGVRATGVVDQTSLIMDIGGGSTEFIICDKEALLWKKSYNIGAARLMQAFFHSDPITTTDQTAVIRHLDTELSDLKEVLNLYRPKHLIGSAGAFETFTGMLYPELNLKETKHYPIGIPAYKALSATFIASSHEEREKMPGLIRLRVDMIVMAAILTDYILSAGNIEQLSLSTYDLKMGVLADLQD